The Paenibacillus tianjinensis genome has a window encoding:
- a CDS encoding Lrp/AsnC family transcriptional regulator translates to MDSSDHKIIKALMANGRITWAELAGLLGLSSPAAADRVRRLEEQGVIKGYTALIDAESAGYGLAALIAVSLERPAHRQAFLALVQKLPEIQECHHTAGDDDYILKIRCRGTRDLDRIISEELKSLPGIVRTRTTIILGTVKETPNVPLPPGDREI, encoded by the coding sequence ATGGATTCTTCAGATCACAAGATTATCAAGGCACTGATGGCTAACGGAAGAATAACTTGGGCTGAGCTGGCCGGATTGCTGGGCCTCTCCTCACCGGCAGCGGCTGACCGCGTAAGGCGTCTGGAAGAACAGGGCGTTATCAAAGGCTATACAGCACTGATAGATGCAGAGTCGGCTGGTTACGGGCTGGCTGCACTTATTGCAGTAAGTCTTGAGCGCCCGGCACACCGGCAGGCTTTTCTGGCGCTGGTACAGAAGCTCCCGGAAATTCAGGAATGCCATCACACCGCAGGCGATGACGACTATATACTGAAGATCCGCTGCCGCGGAACGCGGGACCTTGACCGGATCATCAGCGAGGAGCTGAAGAGTCTGCCGGGGATTGTACGCACCCGGACAACCATTATTTTGGGTACAGTGAAAGAAACACCGAATGTTCCTCTTCCGCCCGGGGACCGTGAGATATGA
- a CDS encoding DUF6954 family protein yields the protein MKWILYILFALLYLIVTFFGLGPVLFADGSTAERMVTLVVVLLVYVLITLWLRSVLKRLRHR from the coding sequence ATGAAATGGATCCTTTATATACTGTTCGCTCTGCTGTACCTGATCGTTACCTTTTTCGGGCTGGGACCGGTATTGTTCGCGGATGGTTCTACAGCAGAGCGGATGGTAACGCTGGTTGTGGTGCTGCTGGTCTATGTGCTGATCACGCTATGGCTGCGGAGTGTGCTGAAACGGCTGCGTCATCGTTGA
- the rpmG gene encoding 50S ribosomal protein L33 → MRVIVTLACTETGDRNYTTTKNKRNNPERLEMKKYCPRLKRVTLHRETR, encoded by the coding sequence ATGAGAGTAATTGTAACTTTGGCTTGTACAGAAACAGGCGACCGCAACTATACCACTACCAAGAATAAGAGAAATAATCCGGAACGGCTGGAAATGAAGAAGTATTGTCCGCGTCTGAAGCGCGTTACGCTGCACCGTGAGACACGCTGA
- a CDS encoding permease, with amino-acid sequence MITFLPLKILPLLVPAVFLIIFGMVWLPDHPELLDNAYIDTFKTGFIGILLEALPFVLLGALLSSLLRVFVPDEWISRWIPRRPVPAILFGCLLGIIFPVCECGMIPLVRRLMHKGMPLYVAVVFILSGPILNPVVYGATLTAFRSHPWLAYARMGLAFAVAAGIGFIIYATVRKSPLRLSIKRETAEPHQLRTSGGRLVSVLVHTSDEFFEMGKYLIIGCLLTSGIQTFMNHGSLATIGEQPLGSYLFMMGLAFVLSLCSTSDAFVAATFLHTFPAGSLLAFMVLGPMLDFKNSLMLLSLFKTRFAVYLFFLIFSAVFTGSVLASLWL; translated from the coding sequence TTGATAACCTTTTTGCCGCTCAAAATATTGCCGCTGCTTGTTCCCGCCGTTTTCCTGATCATCTTCGGCATGGTCTGGCTGCCGGATCACCCGGAGCTGCTGGACAATGCGTATATCGACACCTTTAAAACAGGCTTTATCGGCATTTTGCTGGAAGCCCTGCCGTTTGTGCTGCTGGGGGCGCTGCTCTCCTCGCTGCTTCGCGTATTCGTGCCGGACGAATGGATCTCGCGGTGGATTCCGCGGCGGCCGGTTCCGGCGATTCTGTTCGGCTGTCTGCTCGGCATAATTTTCCCGGTCTGCGAGTGCGGGATGATCCCGCTCGTCCGCCGCCTGATGCACAAGGGGATGCCGCTATATGTAGCCGTCGTGTTCATTCTGTCCGGCCCCATTCTCAATCCTGTCGTCTACGGGGCAACACTGACCGCCTTCCGCTCTCATCCATGGCTGGCTTATGCACGGATGGGACTGGCTTTTGCCGTGGCTGCAGGGATCGGATTCATCATTTACGCCACGGTCCGAAAATCACCGCTGCGCCTGTCCATCAAACGGGAGACTGCCGAGCCCCATCAGCTCCGTACGAGCGGAGGCCGGCTGGTCTCGGTCCTCGTACATACCTCGGACGAGTTTTTTGAAATGGGCAAATATTTAATCATCGGCTGCCTGCTGACCTCCGGCATTCAGACTTTTATGAATCATGGCAGCCTGGCCACCATCGGAGAACAGCCGCTCGGCTCTTACCTGTTCATGATGGGACTCGCCTTCGTGCTCTCCTTGTGCTCGACTTCAGATGCCTTTGTCGCCGCTACCTTCCTGCATACGTTTCCTGCCGGTTCTCTGCTCGCCTTCATGGTGCTTGGTCCGATGCTTGATTTCAAGAATTCACTTATGCTGCTGTCGCTGTTCAAAACCCGATTTGCTGTATACCTGTTCTTCCTCATCTTCTCCGCTGTGTTCACCGGTTCGGTACTCGCTTCCTTGTGGCTGTGA
- a CDS encoding CobW family GTP-binding protein: MKIPVMILSGFLGSGKTTLLLTLLKESKARGLNPGVVMNELGKRDVDGYILQEHTGTTVEKLLDGCVCCSRKEDLPRSLNALMARRPDIIFVELTGVADPEEIAKSLQAPPLSERLMLHYTVTVLDAENVLEYNSRFSADKQLIRTLRKQLSGADLLIVNKSDLVEPETLWKIEKTVRKYNADSEIVFTHYSEINLAPLLAGITPLAPRSAAAQRSSRSIHGVPLTRMNSGHSRGATAVQEPETKEEASYSQVTAVTLTFPQAGGQSISRGELEAFFQEWGSSLVRAKGHVRLSGQEQEHQPVQLVQFAGNRVTWETSRYPGLPYIVFIGLNLNEKRLAEGWNALFA; the protein is encoded by the coding sequence ATGAAGATACCGGTGATGATATTGAGCGGTTTTCTGGGGAGCGGGAAGACAACCCTCCTGCTCACCCTGCTGAAGGAGAGCAAGGCACGGGGGCTCAATCCGGGGGTGGTGATGAATGAGCTGGGGAAACGCGATGTGGACGGATACATTCTGCAGGAGCATACAGGCACAACGGTGGAAAAGCTGCTGGACGGCTGTGTCTGCTGCAGCCGTAAGGAGGACCTGCCGAGGAGCCTGAATGCCCTGATGGCCCGGCGGCCGGATATTATCTTTGTTGAGTTAACCGGGGTTGCCGACCCCGAAGAAATTGCCAAATCGCTGCAGGCACCTCCGCTAAGCGAGCGTCTCATGCTGCATTATACGGTTACGGTGCTGGATGCGGAGAATGTGCTGGAGTATAATAGCCGTTTTTCAGCCGATAAGCAGCTGATCCGCACCCTGCGCAAGCAGCTGAGTGGTGCCGACCTCCTGATCGTCAATAAATCCGATCTCGTGGAGCCGGAAACGTTATGGAAAATTGAAAAGACTGTCCGTAAGTATAACGCGGACTCGGAAATCGTCTTTACCCATTACAGCGAAATTAATCTGGCTCCGCTCCTGGCGGGAATCACCCCTCTGGCCCCCCGCAGCGCCGCGGCACAGCGCAGTTCCCGCAGCATTCATGGAGTTCCGCTTACCCGCATGAATTCAGGACACTCCCGGGGAGCAACTGCTGTACAGGAGCCCGAAACAAAAGAGGAAGCCTCCTATTCACAAGTCACTGCCGTTACGCTAACCTTCCCGCAGGCAGGGGGGCAGAGTATCAGCAGAGGGGAGCTGGAAGCCTTTTTCCAAGAATGGGGCAGCAGCCTGGTAAGGGCAAAAGGCCATGTCCGTCTATCCGGACAGGAACAAGAGCACCAGCCCGTTCAGCTGGTCCAATTTGCCGGAAACCGTGTAACCTGGGAAACCTCACGTTATCCCGGCTTGCCCTATATTGTATTCATCGGTCTTAATCTGAATGAGAAACGTCTGGCCGAGGGCTGGAATGCACTGTTCGCCTAA
- a CDS encoding class I SAM-dependent methyltransferase, protein MNQQWNTGTYDTDMAFVSQYGESLIELLKPLPGERILDWGCGTGDLAAAIAGYGAAVTGIDASPEMIAAARSKHPELAFILADGQDYTADPPADAIFSNAALHWLKDAEGAAASIAASLRTGGRFIAEFGGQGNIASVISGLPAAFEAIGCADKLVLPWYFPGIAEYTTLLEQHGLTASLALCYDRPTTLAGGEQGFGRWLNTFADGILSVLTPPQREEVLAFLEKELKHRLFSDGVWVMDYRRIRVSATKR, encoded by the coding sequence ATGAATCAGCAATGGAATACCGGAACCTATGATACGGATATGGCTTTTGTCTCACAATATGGCGAATCCCTTATTGAACTGCTTAAGCCGCTGCCAGGCGAACGAATCCTGGACTGGGGCTGCGGCACGGGGGATTTGGCTGCTGCCATCGCAGGTTATGGTGCAGCCGTCACCGGGATCGATGCTTCACCTGAGATGATCGCTGCGGCCCGCAGCAAGCACCCGGAGCTGGCGTTCATCCTCGCCGATGGCCAGGATTATACTGCCGACCCGCCAGCCGATGCTATCTTCAGCAATGCAGCGCTGCACTGGCTGAAGGATGCAGAAGGAGCTGCGGCGAGCATTGCTGCAAGCCTGCGCACAGGCGGACGCTTCATCGCTGAATTCGGAGGTCAGGGCAATATTGCTTCGGTCATTAGCGGACTGCCGGCAGCCTTCGAGGCTATCGGCTGCGCCGATAAGCTTGTGCTGCCCTGGTATTTCCCCGGCATCGCGGAATACACAACACTGTTGGAGCAGCATGGGCTGACCGCCAGCCTCGCGCTCTGCTATGACCGTCCCACCACACTCGCCGGCGGCGAGCAGGGCTTCGGACGCTGGCTGAATACTTTTGCCGATGGGATCCTCAGTGTGCTAACGCCTCCGCAGCGTGAAGAAGTGCTGGCATTCCTGGAAAAGGAGCTGAAGCACCGGCTGTTCTCTGACGGAGTCTGGGTAATGGATTACCGGAGAATCCGTGTATCGGCCACGAAACGTTAA
- a CDS encoding LysE family translocator, whose product MTLWSALISGFSFGFIIAAPVGPMGILCMNRTLRQGLLGGLATGAGIALADAFYALVTVTSFRIVNEFTSDFEFPLKLLGSLFIGYLGVRGLRKGAIEARPDTGHSGVLYSVISSFLLTMANPATILSFIALAASLGSTIGSSILLPAGIAFGSFFWWLLLTSVILWISSRLPESFTRTLSLASALILMLFSLYGIISAVFSLGNG is encoded by the coding sequence ATGACCCTCTGGTCTGCACTGATCAGCGGCTTTAGCTTCGGCTTCATCATTGCCGCCCCTGTCGGACCTATGGGTATTCTGTGCATGAACCGGACACTTCGACAGGGCCTGCTCGGAGGTCTCGCTACCGGAGCAGGGATTGCTCTCGCCGATGCCTTCTATGCCCTGGTAACTGTCACAAGCTTCAGGATTGTTAATGAATTCACTTCTGATTTCGAATTCCCCCTCAAGCTGCTGGGTTCCTTGTTTATCGGTTACCTTGGAGTCAGAGGCTTGCGGAAAGGGGCCATAGAGGCCCGGCCGGATACCGGACACAGCGGAGTTCTTTATAGCGTGATCTCTTCCTTTCTTCTGACCATGGCTAATCCGGCGACGATCCTAAGCTTTATAGCACTCGCCGCTTCACTCGGAAGCACCATCGGCAGTTCAATTCTGCTCCCGGCCGGAATTGCCTTCGGGTCATTCTTCTGGTGGCTGCTCCTGACTTCGGTCATATTATGGATAAGCAGCAGGCTGCCTGAGTCCTTCACCCGTACCCTGAGTTTGGCCTCAGCCCTAATCCTGATGCTGTTCAGCTTATACGGAATTATATCTGCTGTATTCAGCCTGGGGAATGGATGA
- a CDS encoding TIGR03943 family putative permease subunit, translated as MNDPRSIRIHYLLRAVILLGFALYIGHLSQQDALHYYVAPKLARWIRLCPVPLSLMAASLGLQALFGKSSALCDCEHQLPRSLTRSSALYGLFLFPLLLGFLLPDRALGSEAAARKGISLTYALPETGREERFTAVNPYQTEFAELAGKLYKQPVITVHPEIFSETFGAIDLYKKQFEGKEISVSGFLYRERRADSVTYAVSRFLVQCCTADATPFGILLDPQTQISLPADTWIEVRGKLHVAVFEGEEIMQITPDSLTPIPQPPTPYVYTSADSIAVWEQLPATPGEIETK; from the coding sequence ATGAATGACCCGCGAAGCATCCGCATTCATTATTTGCTCAGGGCGGTCATTCTGCTCGGTTTCGCATTGTATATCGGACATTTAAGCCAGCAGGATGCACTGCATTATTATGTTGCGCCCAAGCTGGCGCGCTGGATCAGGCTCTGTCCGGTGCCGCTCTCACTGATGGCTGCAAGTCTCGGTCTGCAGGCTTTATTCGGCAAAAGCAGCGCACTCTGCGACTGCGAGCACCAGCTGCCCCGTTCCCTCACGAGAAGCAGTGCCCTCTACGGCTTGTTCCTGTTTCCCCTGCTGCTGGGCTTTCTGCTTCCCGACCGGGCGCTAGGCAGCGAAGCGGCTGCAAGGAAAGGGATCTCCCTAACCTATGCCCTGCCTGAAACCGGGAGAGAAGAACGTTTTACCGCCGTTAATCCTTATCAGACTGAGTTCGCCGAACTGGCCGGCAAGCTGTATAAGCAGCCGGTAATCACCGTGCATCCAGAGATCTTCTCTGAGACATTCGGCGCGATTGATCTGTATAAGAAGCAGTTCGAAGGCAAGGAGATTAGCGTGTCCGGTTTCCTCTACCGCGAGCGGCGGGCGGACAGCGTTACCTATGCCGTAAGCCGCTTTCTGGTACAGTGCTGTACAGCAGACGCGACCCCTTTTGGTATCCTGCTTGACCCGCAAACGCAAATAAGCCTGCCCGCCGACACCTGGATTGAGGTACGGGGCAAGCTTCATGTTGCTGTATTCGAAGGTGAGGAGATTATGCAGATTACTCCGGATAGTCTGACGCCAATCCCTCAGCCTCCAACACCATATGTGTACACCAGCGCCGATTCCATAGCGGTTTGGGAGCAGCTCCCGGCTACCCCGGGAGAAATTGAGACTAAATAA
- a CDS encoding PAS domain-containing hybrid sensor histidine kinase/response regulator: MSDTLYKTLYLRSSTGFAVVSLEDGMIRLANPALCKMFGYTEEEFIGLRYMDIACAEEKDRADQDRVMKLLLQSPGAAVDSEERFLRKNGEVFWVSLHLFLTFEENAEAPTYMIAELTDITERKQAEKKIREEHNLYNLITQNTPDMISLAYPDGTIFYVSPSVERMLGYPASEMIGKKRPEYYHEEDAHEMREHGKLYSDSDVFTRRVRHKNGDYLWIESSFQVMRNSKGEVEQVLTVARDITVRKKYEEMLANAQFLAKMGSWEWDHAGKQLTVSREMRHIFGHTGDNSNHSLYDPKLIMSCIDPEDLPGVIQAMLDCLEHGGSGSKVLRITSADGVKKFIDAHWKTSLDASGNMRYISGVIQDVTVQLMMEAQLRESEHNYRLISENTQDFITRNASDEEATYLYASPVCQQMFGFTPEELIGTAGMSYVHPEDKDRVQAYRIEGGNGKQLEPIVFRFRCKDGTYMWVETTLRHIPSGTGGAPEIIGVTRNVSERKQYELKMMESENRYKSLFEYNPSAIIAMDLEGCIQSLNASLQYLTGYSRESLLHSSYSELIDLDELDFVSDRFKLAASGVAQTFESRLIHRDGHAVEVSMIYVPILLDSRVVGVFAITSDITERKRHLEQIEKLSYEHALILNSVTEGIFGMSLEGETVFINPAASAMLGYGPGELGGSIALHSIQQTWLDGEPYPGGGKTLPEWFSEHLSYEEKEGVFWRRDGSSFLVKYRMTPLFDNGERKGVVVVFRDITEEKAIVRAKESAEQADRAKSEFLAIMSHELRTPMNGIIGMADLLAGTELSEEQQYYTQIINKSGASLLHILNEVLDFSKIEAGMMSIELQAVDLRQVVTHVTEIFYPRVKEKGLKLHADIDPALPELLVTDEGRLRQILINLVGNAVKFTEEGSVSLSVKLEAFREPGQAILKFTVKDTGIGIPQASQGLLFQSFSQLHPSINRKYGGTGLGLAISKKLVELLGGAIGVDSQEDEGSEFYFTIEALIPQQSAQGILTAGTGDKQIKVKNRRTEYSTGEFGPLSILIAEDHPVNLQILQVYLKKRGYAADVALNGQQAVEAVRSNHYDLIFMDIQMPLMDGIEATVKIREEHGLYPVIVAATAFAQKEDRELCLKVGMQDFISKPIRTEELDRVLREWSAQIRR, from the coding sequence TTGTCCGACACTCTTTATAAAACACTATATTTGCGCTCTTCTACAGGATTTGCCGTCGTTTCCCTGGAGGACGGGATGATCCGGCTGGCCAATCCTGCCTTATGCAAGATGTTCGGATATACGGAGGAGGAGTTTATAGGTCTCCGGTATATGGATATAGCTTGTGCAGAAGAAAAGGACCGGGCAGATCAGGACCGGGTGATGAAGCTTTTGCTGCAAAGCCCCGGTGCGGCTGTAGATAGCGAAGAACGGTTTTTGCGTAAAAACGGAGAAGTGTTCTGGGTATCGCTGCATTTATTTCTAACCTTTGAGGAGAATGCGGAAGCCCCTACATATATGATTGCGGAATTGACCGATATTACGGAACGCAAACAGGCGGAAAAGAAGATCAGAGAGGAGCATAACCTCTATAATCTGATTACGCAAAATACTCCGGATATGATCTCCCTGGCTTATCCTGACGGCACCATATTTTATGTATCCCCCTCTGTAGAGAGAATGCTGGGATATCCCGCCTCCGAAATGATCGGCAAAAAAAGGCCGGAGTACTATCATGAGGAAGACGCACATGAGATGAGGGAGCACGGGAAGCTCTATTCAGACAGCGATGTGTTTACCCGCAGAGTACGGCATAAAAATGGCGATTATTTGTGGATAGAGAGCTCTTTTCAGGTGATGCGTAATTCAAAGGGTGAAGTGGAGCAGGTGCTTACGGTTGCCCGGGATATTACTGTGCGGAAGAAGTATGAAGAGATGCTGGCCAACGCCCAGTTCCTGGCGAAGATGGGCTCCTGGGAGTGGGATCATGCCGGCAAGCAGCTGACCGTTTCAAGGGAAATGCGCCATATTTTCGGACATACGGGTGATAACAGCAACCATTCTTTATATGACCCTAAGCTTATTATGAGCTGCATTGACCCGGAGGATTTGCCCGGGGTAATTCAGGCGATGCTGGATTGTCTGGAGCATGGGGGAAGCGGAAGCAAGGTGCTCCGGATTACTTCAGCAGACGGTGTGAAGAAATTTATTGATGCCCATTGGAAAACTTCGCTGGATGCTTCAGGGAACATGCGTTATATCAGCGGGGTGATTCAGGATGTGACCGTACAGCTGATGATGGAGGCGCAGCTTCGGGAAAGCGAGCACAATTACCGGCTGATTTCGGAGAATACCCAGGATTTCATTACAAGGAATGCCTCGGATGAGGAGGCCACTTATCTGTATGCTTCCCCGGTATGCCAGCAGATGTTCGGATTTACCCCGGAAGAATTGATAGGTACCGCCGGGATGAGTTATGTTCATCCGGAGGATAAAGACAGAGTGCAGGCATATCGGATTGAAGGCGGGAACGGAAAGCAGCTTGAACCGATCGTTTTCCGTTTCCGGTGTAAGGACGGCACGTATATGTGGGTGGAGACAACGCTTCGCCATATCCCCTCTGGGACTGGCGGGGCACCTGAGATCATCGGCGTGACACGTAATGTTTCGGAGCGCAAGCAGTATGAGCTTAAAATGATGGAAAGTGAGAACCGTTACAAATCCCTGTTCGAATACAATCCCTCCGCGATTATTGCGATGGATCTGGAGGGCTGCATTCAATCGCTCAATGCCAGTCTGCAGTATCTGACCGGTTATTCCCGCGAGAGTCTGCTGCATTCATCCTATAGTGAGCTTATTGATTTGGATGAACTGGATTTTGTGTCAGACCGGTTCAAACTCGCTGCCAGCGGTGTGGCTCAGACCTTTGAGAGCCGGCTGATTCACAGGGACGGACATGCTGTTGAGGTAAGTATGATTTATGTACCGATTCTGCTGGACTCCCGGGTTGTCGGGGTATTTGCCATCACGAGCGATATTACGGAGCGCAAGCGCCATCTGGAGCAGATCGAGAAGTTAAGCTATGAGCATGCGCTGATCCTGAATTCGGTCACCGAGGGTATTTTCGGGATGAGTCTTGAAGGTGAGACGGTGTTCATTAATCCTGCTGCCTCTGCGATGCTGGGCTATGGTCCGGGGGAGCTGGGAGGAAGCATTGCGCTGCACTCGATACAGCAGACCTGGCTGGACGGCGAGCCGTACCCGGGAGGCGGCAAGACACTGCCGGAATGGTTCTCCGAGCATCTGTCCTATGAAGAGAAGGAAGGGGTATTCTGGAGACGGGACGGGTCCAGCTTTCTCGTTAAATACCGGATGACCCCGCTGTTCGACAATGGGGAGCGCAAGGGAGTTGTTGTGGTATTCCGCGACATTACCGAGGAGAAGGCTATTGTGCGAGCCAAGGAGTCGGCGGAGCAGGCGGACCGGGCAAAATCGGAGTTTCTAGCGATCATGAGCCATGAGCTGCGTACACCGATGAACGGGATTATCGGGATGGCTGATTTGCTCGCCGGAACGGAACTGAGTGAAGAGCAGCAATATTATACGCAAATCATTAATAAAAGCGGTGCATCACTGCTGCATATTCTGAATGAGGTGCTTGATTTCAGTAAGATTGAGGCGGGGATGATGTCCATCGAGCTGCAGGCGGTCGATCTCCGCCAGGTCGTTACCCATGTCACTGAAATTTTTTACCCCCGGGTAAAGGAAAAAGGCCTTAAACTGCATGCAGACATTGACCCTGCGCTTCCGGAGCTTCTGGTAACCGATGAAGGGCGGCTGCGCCAGATTCTTATTAATCTCGTAGGGAATGCAGTGAAATTTACCGAAGAAGGGTCAGTCAGTCTTTCTGTGAAGCTGGAAGCGTTCAGGGAGCCTGGGCAGGCGATTCTCAAGTTCACTGTAAAGGATACTGGTATTGGTATTCCGCAAGCCAGCCAAGGACTGCTGTTCCAATCCTTCTCCCAGCTGCATCCATCTATTAACCGCAAGTATGGCGGGACAGGACTGGGGCTTGCGATCAGCAAAAAGCTGGTCGAGCTGCTGGGCGGAGCCATAGGGGTCGACAGCCAGGAGGATGAGGGATCGGAATTCTACTTCACTATTGAAGCATTAATCCCCCAGCAGTCTGCCCAGGGAATCCTTACTGCAGGCACCGGGGATAAACAGATAAAAGTAAAAAACAGACGTACAGAGTACTCTACAGGTGAATTTGGACCGCTCTCGATTCTGATTGCCGAAGATCATCCGGTGAACCTGCAAATTTTACAGGTCTATCTGAAGAAGCGGGGATATGCCGCCGATGTGGCTCTGAATGGTCAGCAGGCTGTTGAGGCGGTACGCTCGAATCACTATGATCTGATCTTTATGGATATTCAAATGCCGCTGATGGACGGTATTGAGGCTACCGTGAAAATAAGGGAGGAGCACGGGCTGTATCCGGTGATTGTAGCGGCTACGGCTTTTGCCCAAAAAGAAGACAGGGAGCTGTGCCTGAAAGTAGGCATGCAGGACTTCATTTCCAAACCGATTCGTACGGAGGAGCTGGACAGGGTGCTGCGGGAATGGTCGGCCCAAATCCGCAGATAG
- a CDS encoding CynX/NimT family MFS transporter: protein MTARPQDPGTQKTDLPRPAAGSGGFLLVLGIIFVAAALRAPFTSVGPLLEQIRDGLGLSNTLAGFITTLPLLAFALLSPFAPQLARRYGLGNTLLLAMLTLSMGILLRSAAGVVTFFTGTALIGLAIAVCNVLLPGLIKGRFPARIGLMTGMYTVSMNLCAAAASGLSVPLAGIAGLGWRGTLSLWFIVAALATVFWIPQMKNLVQGNGTRPAAASVNIWRSPLAWQVTLFMGLQSLLYYVLIAWFSVILNERGMSSGHAGWILSLMQLAQLPFTFFVPLWAGRLKNQRGLVLITSMLFILGILGIWLGGNGWMALWAVCIGIAGGFAFGLAMMFFSLRTRTTQEASELSGMAQSVGYLLAAAGPALFGLLHDATHSWNAPLALLAAASLLLFVVGMGAGRDRYVGEQT from the coding sequence ATGACTGCAAGACCGCAAGACCCTGGTACACAGAAAACGGACTTGCCCCGTCCGGCCGCCGGATCCGGCGGGTTCCTGCTGGTGCTGGGAATCATTTTTGTTGCCGCTGCGCTGCGGGCTCCGTTCACTTCGGTCGGACCGCTGCTGGAGCAGATCCGTGACGGCCTCGGGTTATCGAACACACTCGCGGGGTTCATCACTACACTGCCGCTGCTGGCATTTGCGTTATTGTCGCCGTTTGCGCCGCAGCTTGCCCGCAGGTATGGACTCGGGAATACTCTACTGTTAGCCATGCTGACGCTGTCGATGGGAATTCTGCTCCGCTCAGCGGCGGGGGTCGTTACTTTTTTTACAGGCACAGCGCTAATTGGACTGGCTATCGCCGTCTGTAATGTACTGTTACCCGGGCTGATTAAGGGCAGATTTCCTGCGCGGATTGGCCTTATGACCGGCATGTATACAGTCTCAATGAACCTTTGTGCGGCGGCTGCTTCAGGCTTAAGTGTGCCGCTTGCCGGTATTGCTGGCTTAGGGTGGCGGGGAACGCTCTCACTGTGGTTCATTGTCGCAGCTTTGGCTACAGTGTTCTGGATTCCCCAAATGAAGAACCTGGTTCAAGGAAACGGGACCCGTCCAGCTGCTGCCTCTGTCAACATATGGCGTTCACCGCTTGCATGGCAGGTAACGCTGTTTATGGGACTGCAATCCTTGCTCTACTATGTTCTGATTGCCTGGTTTTCGGTGATCTTAAATGAACGCGGCATGTCTTCCGGTCATGCCGGCTGGATTCTGTCGCTGATGCAGCTGGCCCAGCTGCCGTTCACATTTTTTGTACCGCTATGGGCGGGAAGATTGAAGAATCAGCGGGGGCTTGTTCTGATCACATCCATGTTGTTCATTCTTGGTATTCTCGGAATCTGGCTAGGCGGCAACGGGTGGATGGCGCTGTGGGCAGTATGCATCGGTATCGCCGGCGGGTTCGCCTTCGGCCTAGCGATGATGTTCTTCAGCCTACGAACCCGCACGACTCAGGAGGCCAGTGAGCTCTCAGGGATGGCCCAGTCTGTCGGATATCTGCTGGCTGCTGCAGGTCCGGCATTGTTCGGGCTGCTGCATGATGCAACGCATAGCTGGAATGCTCCGCTGGCCCTGCTGGCAGCAGCAAGCCTGCTGCTCTTCGTTGTAGGAATGGGAGCGGGAAGAGACAGGTATGTAGGAGAACAGACATAG
- a CDS encoding NusG domain II-containing protein gives MKRGDFMIIVLVLLLAGSIYGVKWMNTRGEHYAQGDLKAVITVNGKTYKTIALTKEEQTIEIKTKFGHNTLKVYDYGIQMTYSDAPLPIAMEMGFISRPKQQIICIPARLMVEVINPHKSVDDDEELDAVI, from the coding sequence ATGAAACGCGGCGATTTTATGATCATTGTGCTAGTTTTGCTGCTGGCAGGCTCCATCTACGGGGTCAAATGGATGAATACCCGGGGTGAGCATTACGCACAGGGGGATTTGAAGGCTGTAATTACAGTGAACGGTAAAACCTATAAAACGATCGCACTGACCAAAGAAGAGCAAACGATCGAGATCAAGACCAAGTTTGGCCACAACACGCTGAAAGTATATGACTATGGCATTCAGATGACTTATTCGGATGCGCCGCTGCCTATTGCTATGGAGATGGGGTTCATTTCCAGGCCGAAACAGCAGATTATCTGCATTCCGGCCCGCCTGATGGTTGAGGTGATCAATCCGCACAAATCGGTTGATGATGACGAAGAACTGGATGCCGTTATTTAG